Proteins encoded in a region of the Populus nigra chromosome 3, ddPopNigr1.1, whole genome shotgun sequence genome:
- the LOC133689533 gene encoding uncharacterized protein LOC133689533 isoform X4 translates to MFLIAESEGERIVREFASLLDACEAYQNVSSQSTSIPTISERFMGMKAAIITNNPGLKSFGGKLGLTVFPFNDLKGNEFSLSGSSTDFVTFELLKLLGFQEGKTLETSQFDLVFVHVGAGERVNAEGHKTIANDVEYIDALVDGIMRIAQPGSEIGSRLHLSLVMSYGYVTEGDGRDLSILTSKDEMDPALSKLFPLQSYTMKGEKPRNDVRYHCPMLIAQWQYAVTRVDMAETFSFKDFKEHGGNLVIPADRFLHEVAFKLWKAPKYGA, encoded by the exons ATGTTTCtg ATTGCAGAAAGTGAGGGTGAGAGGATAGTTAGAGAGTTTGCGTCTCTGTTAGATGCATGTGAAGCTTATCAGAATGTG AGTTCTCAGAGTACCTCAATTCCAACCATATCAGAGAG GTTCATGGGAATGAAGGCTGCTATAATAACTAACAATCCTGGCTTGAAATCTTTTGGTGGCAAACTCGGTTTGACTGTGTTTCCATTCAATGATTTAAAGGGGAATGAATTTTCCCTTTCTGGATCATCTACTGATTTTGTGACATTTGAGTTGCTCAAGTTGCTTGGATTTCAAGAGGGGAAGACACTAGAGACAAGTCAATTTGATTTAGTATTTGTGCATGTTGGAGCTGGTGAAAGAGTGAATGCTGAGGGACACAAGACTATTGCCAATGATGTGGAATATATTGATGCTTTAGTTGATGGCATCATGCGCATAGCACAGCCTGGCTCTGAAATTGGTTCTCGTCTGCACTTGTCCCTTGTAATGAGCTATGGTTATGTTACAGAAGGTGATGGTAGAGATTTATCAATTTTGACTTCTAAAGATGAGATGGATCCTGCCCTTTCAAAGCTGTTCCCGCTTCAAAGTTACACTATGAAAGGAGAAAAACCACGAAATGATGTcag GTACCATTGCCCAATGTTAATTGCTCAATGGCAGTATGCTGTAACCCGTGTGGATATGGCagaaacattttcttttaaagattttaaagag catGGTGGAAATCTTGTAATTCCAGCTGATAGATTCCTGCATGAGGTAGCATTTAAGCTTTGGAAGGCCCCCAAGTATGGAGCATGA
- the LOC133689533 gene encoding uncharacterized protein LOC133689533 isoform X6: MFLIAESEGERIVREFASLLDACEAYQNVSTSIPTISERFMGMKAAIITNNPGLKSFGGKLGLTVFPFNDLKGNEFSLSGSSTDFVTFELLKLLGFQEGKTLETSQFDLVFVHVGAGERVNAEGHKTIANDVEYIDALVDGIMRIAQPGSEIGSRLHLSLVMSYGYVTEGDGRDLSILTSKDEMDPALSKLFPLQSYTMKGEKPRNDVRYHCPMLIAQWQYAVTRVDMAETFSFKDFKEHGGNLVIPADRFLHEVAFKLWKAPKYGA, translated from the exons ATGTTTCtg ATTGCAGAAAGTGAGGGTGAGAGGATAGTTAGAGAGTTTGCGTCTCTGTTAGATGCATGTGAAGCTTATCAGAATGTG AGTACCTCAATTCCAACCATATCAGAGAG GTTCATGGGAATGAAGGCTGCTATAATAACTAACAATCCTGGCTTGAAATCTTTTGGTGGCAAACTCGGTTTGACTGTGTTTCCATTCAATGATTTAAAGGGGAATGAATTTTCCCTTTCTGGATCATCTACTGATTTTGTGACATTTGAGTTGCTCAAGTTGCTTGGATTTCAAGAGGGGAAGACACTAGAGACAAGTCAATTTGATTTAGTATTTGTGCATGTTGGAGCTGGTGAAAGAGTGAATGCTGAGGGACACAAGACTATTGCCAATGATGTGGAATATATTGATGCTTTAGTTGATGGCATCATGCGCATAGCACAGCCTGGCTCTGAAATTGGTTCTCGTCTGCACTTGTCCCTTGTAATGAGCTATGGTTATGTTACAGAAGGTGATGGTAGAGATTTATCAATTTTGACTTCTAAAGATGAGATGGATCCTGCCCTTTCAAAGCTGTTCCCGCTTCAAAGTTACACTATGAAAGGAGAAAAACCACGAAATGATGTcag GTACCATTGCCCAATGTTAATTGCTCAATGGCAGTATGCTGTAACCCGTGTGGATATGGCagaaacattttcttttaaagattttaaagag catGGTGGAAATCTTGTAATTCCAGCTGATAGATTCCTGCATGAGGTAGCATTTAAGCTTTGGAAGGCCCCCAAGTATGGAGCATGA
- the LOC133689533 gene encoding uncharacterized protein LOC133689533 isoform X3: MLLPQIAESEGERIVREFASLLDACEAYQNVSSQSTSIPTISERFMGMKAAIITNNPGLKSFGGKLGLTVFPFNDLKGNEFSLSGSSTDFVTFELLKLLGFQEGKTLETSQFDLVFVHVGAGERVNAEGHKTIANDVEYIDALVDGIMRIAQPGSEIGSRLHLSLVMSYGYVTEGDGRDLSILTSKDEMDPALSKLFPLQSYTMKGEKPRNDVRYHCPMLIAQWQYAVTRVDMAETFSFKDFKEHGGNLVIPADRFLHEVAFKLWKAPKYGA, translated from the exons ATTGCAGAAAGTGAGGGTGAGAGGATAGTTAGAGAGTTTGCGTCTCTGTTAGATGCATGTGAAGCTTATCAGAATGTG AGTTCTCAGAGTACCTCAATTCCAACCATATCAGAGAG GTTCATGGGAATGAAGGCTGCTATAATAACTAACAATCCTGGCTTGAAATCTTTTGGTGGCAAACTCGGTTTGACTGTGTTTCCATTCAATGATTTAAAGGGGAATGAATTTTCCCTTTCTGGATCATCTACTGATTTTGTGACATTTGAGTTGCTCAAGTTGCTTGGATTTCAAGAGGGGAAGACACTAGAGACAAGTCAATTTGATTTAGTATTTGTGCATGTTGGAGCTGGTGAAAGAGTGAATGCTGAGGGACACAAGACTATTGCCAATGATGTGGAATATATTGATGCTTTAGTTGATGGCATCATGCGCATAGCACAGCCTGGCTCTGAAATTGGTTCTCGTCTGCACTTGTCCCTTGTAATGAGCTATGGTTATGTTACAGAAGGTGATGGTAGAGATTTATCAATTTTGACTTCTAAAGATGAGATGGATCCTGCCCTTTCAAAGCTGTTCCCGCTTCAAAGTTACACTATGAAAGGAGAAAAACCACGAAATGATGTcag GTACCATTGCCCAATGTTAATTGCTCAATGGCAGTATGCTGTAACCCGTGTGGATATGGCagaaacattttcttttaaagattttaaagag catGGTGGAAATCTTGTAATTCCAGCTGATAGATTCCTGCATGAGGTAGCATTTAAGCTTTGGAAGGCCCCCAAGTATGGAGCATGA
- the LOC133689533 gene encoding uncharacterized protein LOC133689533 isoform X5 translates to MLLPQIAESEGERIVREFASLLDACEAYQNVSTSIPTISERFMGMKAAIITNNPGLKSFGGKLGLTVFPFNDLKGNEFSLSGSSTDFVTFELLKLLGFQEGKTLETSQFDLVFVHVGAGERVNAEGHKTIANDVEYIDALVDGIMRIAQPGSEIGSRLHLSLVMSYGYVTEGDGRDLSILTSKDEMDPALSKLFPLQSYTMKGEKPRNDVRYHCPMLIAQWQYAVTRVDMAETFSFKDFKEHGGNLVIPADRFLHEVAFKLWKAPKYGA, encoded by the exons ATTGCAGAAAGTGAGGGTGAGAGGATAGTTAGAGAGTTTGCGTCTCTGTTAGATGCATGTGAAGCTTATCAGAATGTG AGTACCTCAATTCCAACCATATCAGAGAG GTTCATGGGAATGAAGGCTGCTATAATAACTAACAATCCTGGCTTGAAATCTTTTGGTGGCAAACTCGGTTTGACTGTGTTTCCATTCAATGATTTAAAGGGGAATGAATTTTCCCTTTCTGGATCATCTACTGATTTTGTGACATTTGAGTTGCTCAAGTTGCTTGGATTTCAAGAGGGGAAGACACTAGAGACAAGTCAATTTGATTTAGTATTTGTGCATGTTGGAGCTGGTGAAAGAGTGAATGCTGAGGGACACAAGACTATTGCCAATGATGTGGAATATATTGATGCTTTAGTTGATGGCATCATGCGCATAGCACAGCCTGGCTCTGAAATTGGTTCTCGTCTGCACTTGTCCCTTGTAATGAGCTATGGTTATGTTACAGAAGGTGATGGTAGAGATTTATCAATTTTGACTTCTAAAGATGAGATGGATCCTGCCCTTTCAAAGCTGTTCCCGCTTCAAAGTTACACTATGAAAGGAGAAAAACCACGAAATGATGTcag GTACCATTGCCCAATGTTAATTGCTCAATGGCAGTATGCTGTAACCCGTGTGGATATGGCagaaacattttcttttaaagattttaaagag catGGTGGAAATCTTGTAATTCCAGCTGATAGATTCCTGCATGAGGTAGCATTTAAGCTTTGGAAGGCCCCCAAGTATGGAGCATGA